The Fervidicoccaceae archaeon genome contains the following window.
GCCGCGGCCGCGGCCAGCGGAGGCCTGTGGGCCCTGCTGCCAGCCTATCTCAGGGCCAGGCTCGAAGTGAATGAAGTCCTCTCGACTCTCATGATGAATTACGTGGCAGCGGCGATATTCGACTACATCGTTAGGGGCCCTCTGCGCGACCCGAGAGCCTACGGCTTCATAAGAAGTCCACCCATTCCCGCCCAGGCGAGGCTGGAGATCTCCGACGCTCTGCTCGCGTGCGTTGCATTATCCGCGTTGGTCCTAGTTCTACTCGAGCTCACTAGATACGGCTACGAGGTCAAGGTCGTGGGAGCCAGTCGTACCGTCGCCGAGGCCAGTGGAATAGACCACCGCTCTCTCCTCACGTGGATGGCGACACTTAGCGGCGCGCTAGCTGGGCTCGGAGGCTTCGTGGTTGCTTCCACGATGTTGGGAGTCCTCATGGAGTCCTCAAGGGTCTCGCCCGGCTACGGCTACACGGCAATAATAGCGGCGTGGTTGGCTAATCTTCACCCCGCACTAGTGCTGCCGGCCTCTCTCCTCTTGGGCGTGATTTACGAAGCGGGAGCATACATCGAGATCTTGCACAAGGTTCCCGTGGCCACGACCATGGTGTTTCAGGGAGTGCTACTTCTCGCTCTGGCCGTGCCGGGATTGCCGAAGAGACGCACATCGGGTCGGTGAGCTCGCGTGGACGCGGAGCACCTCAACTCGTTCGTGAGGCTCTCGATAGAGTACGGGACTCCGATCCTCTTGGCGGCTCTTGGCGAGATCTTCGCCGAGAGGTCGGGCGTCTTGAACCTCGGACTCGAGGGCTTGGTAGCGGTTGGCGGAGCGGTGGCGTTCGTCGTCTCCTTGACAACCGAGAGCCCATGGCTCGGGATCGCCGCGGCGGTGCTCGCGGCCGCGGCCCTTTCGGCCGTGCACGCTTTGGTCGCGGTGAGACTGCGAGGTAACCAAGTGGTGAGCGGCCTCGCATTAACGATCGTGGGAATGGGCCTCGCGAGCCTCGTCGCGTCGAAGCACGTGGGCCTCAGAGGCAACCCAATAGAGATCACGGTCGATTTAGGGCCTCTCGGCTCCGTGCCTCTGCTCGGGGGATTAGACAGATTAGATCCCATAGTCTATGCGTCGATGTTGCTGTCGGTGGCGCTGTGGCTCGCTCTGTTCAAGACGAAGTTGGGCCTCAAGGTTAGAGCGTGCGGCGAAGATCCGGCGGCGGCCGAGGCCCTCGGACACGACGTGTTGTTGACTAGGATGGTGACGACGGTCCTGGGGGGAGCTACAGCGGGGATAGCTGGGTCGTACGTAACACTCGTCATGAGCCCTGGATGGTTCGAGGGAATAACCGCGGGAAGAGGTTGGTTGGCCATAGGCGTGGTCATATTCTCCTCGTGGAATCCCCTCAGAGCTCTCGTCCTCTCCTACGTCTTCGGCGGTCTCATGCAGCTGAGATTCATCCTCGCTCCATATATAGGAGCGGGCGGGGTGCTGTTGAGGTCTCTGCCCTACCTAATGGTAATCGTCCTACTCGTCGTGTTATCGTTCGAGCCGCTCAGGAGGCGCTCAGGAGCTCCCGAGAGCCTCGGTAGACCCTACCCGCCTTGAGCTCGATCTGGGCGTCTGATGATGTGACGTGGACGACGAAATAGTTATAAAGGGGCGTCCTCCCCGCCTAGGAGGGTCGCGTTTGGACGAAGAGAGCCAGCGGAGCAACGGCCCGCGCCCTAAGCGATGCAGGCACGGTCTTCGCTCCGCGCTCCTCCTCGAGGACGGATTATTCGTCGAGGGCTGCGGCTTCGGCTTCCCCGGCTCCCGCGTAGGCGAGATAGTCTTCACGACCTCCATGGTGGGCTACCCGGAGAGTCTGACCGACCCATCGTACAGAGGGCAGATCCTCGTCGTAACGCACCCGCTCGTGGGCAACTACGGCGTCCCCAGCAGGCTCATGACGCTCGAGGGCATCCCGCTGAACTACGAATCGGACAGAATTCAAGTCGAGGGCCTGGTTGTGGCCTACGAGACCGAGCCGAGTCATTGGGCCAGCGAGTGTAGCCTGCACGAGTGGCTCGCCAGGGAAGGCGTGCCGGGGGCATCCCACGTGGATACGAGAGCCCTCGTCAAGAGGCTACGAGAGAAGGGCACCATGATGGCGGCCCTCTCGGTTTATCCCGAGAACGAGGAAGGGCCCAAATCCGAAGAACTCGCCCGTCTCCTCGAGAGGTCCAAGAGATACGACGACACGAGATTCGTCGATCAGGTCACGGTGAAGGAGCCGACGCTTCACGAGCCGAAGAGCGGCGTGAGAGGGCTCGTCGTCGTGGTCGACTGCGGCGTGAAGTACGGGATACTGAGGGAGCTCCTCTCGAGGAGACTGGCCGTCCTGAGGATCCCATGCGGAGATGACCCGATCAAGCACGTGTGGGAGCAGGGAGCGCTGGGCGTGGTGCTCGGCAACGGCCCCGGCAACCCCTCTCTGCTAAGCGACGTGATTAAGTCGGCTCGCGCGGTGCTCGAGTACGGCACGCCCGCCCTCGGCATATGCCTCGGCCACCAGCTCTTGGCCATAGCGTCTGGCGCCTCCGTCTACAAGCTCAGATACGGCCACAGAGGGTCGAACAAGCCAGTCCAAGATCTAAGCGACGGGAGGTGCTACGTGACGACTCAGAACCACGGATACGCGCTCGACCCGAGGTCTTTAGACGGAACCGGATTCAAGTTGAGCATGGTGAACGTGGACGATAGAACGGTCGAGGGATTGATTCACGAGAAGAGGCCCGTCGTCACGGTCCAATTCCACCCCGAGGCCTCGCCCGGGCCTCGCGACACCACGTGGGTTTTCGACCTCTTCTTGAAATTGGCGCAGAGAGCCCGATGAGTCATGGAGCTCCCGAAGAAGGTGCTCCTGATAGGCTCGGGCGCTATCAAGATAGCCGAGGCGGCCGAATTCGACTATAGCGGGAGCCAAGCTCTCAAGGCCCTGGCGGAGGAGGGCATCGAAACCGTCCTCGTCAACCCCAACGTTGCTACGATACAGACGAGCCACAAACTAGCCGATAGAGTGTACCTCGTCCCCATACAATCGTACTTCCTCGAGAAAGTGATAGAGCGAGAGAGACCGGATGGCATCATGATAGGATTCGGCGGCCAAGCTGCTCTCAGCGCCGGAGTGGAGCTGAGCAAGAGAGGAGTCCTCGGTCGATATGGTGTGCGAGTGCTCGGAACGCCCATCGAGGGCGTCGAGAAGGCCCTCAATCGCGAGAAGTTCAAAGAGACCATGAAGCGCGCCGGTCTTCCCGTCCCGCCCAGCGGCCCGGCCACGAGCGTCGAGGAAGCCCTCCGAGCGGCCGATCTACTGGGCTACCCCGTTATAGTTCGCGTCAGCTTCAATTTGGGAGGCCGCGGGAGCTTCATAGCCTGGAACCGCGAGGAGTTCGAGCGCAGGCTCTTCAAAGCCTTCGCTCACAGCGGCATAGGCTTGGTGCTCGTCGAGAAGTACCTCCATCACTGGAAAGAAGTAGAGTTCGAAGTGGTTAGGGACTCGCGCGGGAACTCCGTGGCGGTGGCGTGTCTCGAGAACGCCGACCCTATGGGAGTCCACACGGGCGACTCCATAGTAATCGCGCCGTGCCAGACGCTGACGGACTACGAGTATCAAACGCTCAGGCTGGCCAGCATAGGAGTGGCCAACGCCATCGACCTAATCGGCGAGTGCAACGTGCAGCTGGCCCTCGACCCGAAGAGCAGCGAGAGCTACTACGTGATAGAGACTAACCCGAGGATGTCCAGGAGCAGCGCCCTCGCCAGCAAGGCCACGGGCTACCCGCTCGCTTACATAGCAGCGAAGCTGGCGCTGGGCTACACGCTGGACGAAGTGATCAACAAAGTCACGGGGGTC
Protein-coding sequences here:
- a CDS encoding ABC transporter permease — translated: MRERSRALRHAARVAAAFTAAFAIYAALLYALYGVHPIEILTSLGGVLATSKSLERSIVRSLPVAFSALGLVVAFKMGYWNIGAEGQLLVGMLVGTACAVTLSNEVDSRALALISLAAAAASGGLWALLPAYLRARLEVNEVLSTLMMNYVAAAIFDYIVRGPLRDPRAYGFIRSPPIPAQARLEISDALLACVALSALVLVLLELTRYGYEVKVVGASRTVAEASGIDHRSLLTWMATLSGALAGLGGFVVASTMLGVLMESSRVSPGYGYTAIIAAWLANLHPALVLPASLLLGVIYEAGAYIEILHKVPVATTMVFQGVLLLALAVPGLPKRRTSGR
- a CDS encoding ABC transporter permease, which produces MDAEHLNSFVRLSIEYGTPILLAALGEIFAERSGVLNLGLEGLVAVGGAVAFVVSLTTESPWLGIAAAVLAAAALSAVHALVAVRLRGNQVVSGLALTIVGMGLASLVASKHVGLRGNPIEITVDLGPLGSVPLLGGLDRLDPIVYASMLLSVALWLALFKTKLGLKVRACGEDPAAAEALGHDVLLTRMVTTVLGGATAGIAGSYVTLVMSPGWFEGITAGRGWLAIGVVIFSSWNPLRALVLSYVFGGLMQLRFILAPYIGAGGVLLRSLPYLMVIVLLVVLSFEPLRRRSGAPESLGRPYPP
- the carA gene encoding glutamine-hydrolyzing carbamoyl-phosphate synthase small subunit, which translates into the protein MDEESQRSNGPRPKRCRHGLRSALLLEDGLFVEGCGFGFPGSRVGEIVFTTSMVGYPESLTDPSYRGQILVVTHPLVGNYGVPSRLMTLEGIPLNYESDRIQVEGLVVAYETEPSHWASECSLHEWLAREGVPGASHVDTRALVKRLREKGTMMAALSVYPENEEGPKSEELARLLERSKRYDDTRFVDQVTVKEPTLHEPKSGVRGLVVVVDCGVKYGILRELLSRRLAVLRIPCGDDPIKHVWEQGALGVVLGNGPGNPSLLSDVIKSARAVLEYGTPALGICLGHQLLAIASGASVYKLRYGHRGSNKPVQDLSDGRCYVTTQNHGYALDPRSLDGTGFKLSMVNVDDRTVEGLIHEKRPVVTVQFHPEASPGPRDTTWVFDLFLKLAQRAR